Genomic DNA from Corynebacterium kroppenstedtii:
GGGTCCCATCGAATCGTGGGAGAAGGTTAAAGATATCTAACTGAGCAGGAACAACGTATTCTTATCTTTAGCCAGGTACTTTCTAGTTCATCTTCGTCCAGTGGCCCGGTCCTGACCCGTCGTATACCCTGGCGACATGATCAGCGTCCGAGATCTCAACAAGACCTTCGGTAGTAAGCGTGCCCTCCACGACTTATCGTTCGATATTAAGCCTGGGCTAATTACTGGGTTTGTGGGTGGCAACGGCGCCGGCAAGACCACAACGATGCGCATCCTGCTCGGCGTACTCTCCCACGACTCAGGTGAGATTCTCGTCGATGGAGATCCCATCACCAGCGATTACCGCGCGGGCATTGGTTACATGCCTGAGGAACGTGGCCTCTACCCAAAAATGCCGGTGATTGACCAGCTTGTCTATCTTGCCCGCCTGCATGGATCCTCTGCAAAGGCAGCAAAGACCCGCGCAATGAACCTGCTGGAACGTTTGGACCTCGGCAACCGTGCGAAGGACAAGCTCGAAGAGCTGTCTCTCGGCAATCAGCAACGCGCCCAGGTGGCTGCCGCATTAGTACACAAGCCCAGCGCTCTCGTACTGGACGAACCATTTTCCGGCCTGGACCCGTACGCAGTGGACATTACCCTGCAGGTTTTGCAGGAAACTGCAGACACC
This window encodes:
- a CDS encoding ABC transporter ATP-binding protein translates to MISVRDLNKTFGSKRALHDLSFDIKPGLITGFVGGNGAGKTTTMRILLGVLSHDSGEILVDGDPITSDYRAGIGYMPEERGLYPKMPVIDQLVYLARLHGSSAKAAKTRAMNLLERLDLGNRAKDKLEELSLGNQQRAQVAAALVHKPSALVLDEPFSGLDPYAVDITLQVLQETADTGIPVLFSSHQLDVVERLCDVLVILADGRVVASGTRDELIEQHTEAEWELVTAASTDWVHSITGATITSADEGQVRFHADSVNVANEVLREATSRGPIHSFGPVRHSLHEIFAEVTR